One window of the Actinomycetota bacterium genome contains the following:
- a CDS encoding ArsR family transcriptional regulator: MGQRTTSQGDTLRRRAIRALHREDLTPREIAGLLHLSPQAIYQHLKAIREQDQRTDAA; the protein is encoded by the coding sequence ATGGGACAGCGGACCACTTCACAGGGCGACACGCTCCGGCGGCGAGCCATTCGGGCCCTCCACCGCGAGGACCTCACGCCCCGAGAGATCGCGGGATTGCTCCACCTCTCCCCCCAGGCGATCTACCAGCACCTGAAGGCGATCCGCGAGCAGGACCAGCGCACCGACGCCGCCTGA
- a CDS encoding PhzF family phenazine biosynthesis protein: MRVAFRLLDVFCDRPFAGNQLCVVPDPGRLDDAAMQTIALEIGFSETTFVTGIQGDRFRMRIFTPDEELPFAGHPTLGTSYLLIAEGRVGAGGAVGDPDPPEITAQVAAGDFPVVVDIDGHAARMRQLPALFDPPVTDRAVVARASSLAEDDLDPALPVRVVSTGLRPVIVPVRDLETLRRAERDGRAVREACAQVGGDALYLFAVEGDGAVTARMFDPGVGIGEDPATGSAAGPLGAYLAEHSVAGMPGRVRISQGAQVRRPSELFVDAARENEAWTVHVGGGVRIVGDGGFDLEGS; the protein is encoded by the coding sequence ATGCGAGTCGCGTTCCGCCTCCTCGATGTGTTCTGCGACCGGCCGTTCGCGGGGAACCAGCTGTGCGTCGTCCCCGATCCCGGTCGGCTCGACGATGCCGCGATGCAGACGATCGCGCTCGAGATCGGGTTCTCCGAGACGACGTTCGTGACCGGTATCCAGGGCGATCGCTTCCGGATGCGCATCTTCACTCCCGACGAGGAGCTCCCGTTCGCGGGCCATCCCACCCTCGGGACGAGCTACCTGCTCATTGCGGAGGGACGCGTGGGCGCGGGCGGCGCAGTCGGCGACCCGGACCCGCCGGAGATCACCGCGCAGGTCGCGGCCGGCGACTTCCCCGTCGTCGTGGACATCGACGGGCACGCAGCACGGATGCGGCAGCTGCCGGCGCTGTTCGATCCGCCGGTGACCGATCGCGCGGTGGTGGCTCGGGCGAGCTCGCTCGCGGAGGACGATCTCGATCCGGCGCTCCCGGTGCGTGTCGTGTCGACCGGGCTACGTCCGGTGATCGTTCCCGTCCGCGATCTCGAGACCCTTCGCCGCGCGGAACGCGACGGGCGAGCGGTGCGCGAGGCGTGCGCGCAGGTCGGCGGTGACGCGCTCTACCTGTTCGCGGTCGAAGGCGACGGGGCGGTGACCGCCCGCATGTTCGATCCAGGGGTCGGTATCGGCGAGGATCCCGCGACGGGATCGGCCGCGGGGCCGCTCGGTGCCTACCTCGCCGAGCACTCGGTAGCGGGGATGCCCGGCAGGGTGCGCATCTCGCAGGGAGCACAGGTGCGGCGGCCGAGCGAGCTGTTCGTCGACGCCGCGCGCGAGAACGAGGCGTGGACCGTCCATGTCGGCGGCGGGGTCCGCATCGTCGGTGACGGCGGGTTCGACCTGGAGGGATCGTGA
- a CDS encoding TetR/AcrR family transcriptional regulator: MTDDDTPSAGTSPRVAAAERRERIVETAMRHFAEHGYRDTHVDAIAAEVGVAKGTVFVGFGSKEGLFLAAYQRAVSLLPAWLDAPQDVLDAGFWSTLEWWFDRTEEYTLEDPVPNRVAMLGRYDTGFGLRRPINRFMRSEDPYGTLEFIEFGIGRGEIRGDVDVETVASMLDWVAERFQDALVAEELDPGLIHRKPYRPERREARIREVTELLRTGIGGSGT, encoded by the coding sequence GTGACGGACGACGACACTCCGTCCGCCGGGACGAGCCCGCGGGTCGCCGCCGCGGAGCGACGGGAGCGGATCGTCGAAACGGCGATGCGCCACTTCGCCGAACACGGGTACCGAGACACCCACGTCGACGCGATCGCAGCGGAGGTCGGCGTCGCGAAGGGAACCGTGTTCGTGGGGTTCGGATCGAAGGAGGGGCTGTTCCTCGCCGCGTACCAACGCGCCGTTTCACTGCTGCCCGCGTGGCTCGACGCCCCTCAGGACGTCCTCGACGCCGGGTTCTGGTCGACGCTCGAGTGGTGGTTCGATCGGACGGAGGAGTACACGCTCGAGGACCCCGTCCCGAACCGGGTGGCGATGCTCGGCCGGTACGACACCGGCTTCGGGCTCCGGCGACCGATCAACCGCTTCATGCGCAGCGAGGACCCGTACGGAACGCTCGAGTTCATCGAGTTCGGGATCGGCCGCGGGGAGATCCGTGGGGACGTGGACGTCGAGACGGTCGCGTCGATGCTCGACTGGGTGGCCGAGCGGTTCCAGGACGCCCTCGTTGCCGAGGAGCTCGACCCCGGGTTGATCCACCGCAAGCCCTACCGTCCCGAGCGCCGCGAGGCCCGGATCCGGGAGGTCACCGAGCTGCTGCGCACCGGTATCGGCGGCTCCGGGACCTAG